A window of the Zeugodacus cucurbitae isolate PBARC_wt_2022May chromosome 2, idZeuCucr1.2, whole genome shotgun sequence genome harbors these coding sequences:
- the LOC105210123 gene encoding uncharacterized protein YdcI yields the protein MTGRPRRRAAVKATQIIEISDSDDDAQVVTRRGRDSSFSPPPTKSARIDTAARALAGREVASTSTAGRKRWPTDKTKDKVSQPAEKRTKKDNKSTSKSKENNNKTNSRNEADNIEQQGNEEQHMDLEAEQQQLPVETVTDGQCSSSADKDRPARDSTTYTGRSSFWARRKVWRVDELLAEKENVEPSTAKNIVQLLENENTIPFICRYRRDLINHITPERLRDIKNSYTEIVELRKRAETIVTQLEKEQQIGDEVRTEILCAKSSEELEFLYAPYKPASKGSLAERAKALGLGDAADRLLFGEAPQVRLESLVDRNNADLDNVEKVLQGICHIISHNISKHTGVLEELRRLQKVHRIVLKCTKSKTPGTTTATKSSTSLKNQSNNNNNSSHLKNKTDASKYETYYDFQQDVRYLKPHQVLAINRAEKQKFLTVKIISADYVKNDIKRFTRELFMNEGLRYPLRNQVFEQAFEECYSKKLQPLLSRQLRSDLNESAKKAAIDVFAQNLKQLLLQSPLKGERILGIDPGFTNGCKLALISETADVLETNVIYPHARSSNAEEVGEQLAKLLARHNCKIIALGNGTACRETEFWLSNLFDWGILDKNNVRYSIVSEQGASIYSCSDVARKEFPDMDMNEISAVSIARRLNDPLSEYVKIEPRHIGVGMYQHDVPEKTLNEALNEVVSECVSFVGVDINTASLSVLKHVAGLSEKKAEKIIEHRTSSGPFQTRKDLLKVKSIGEKTFVQCAGFIRIEPLSVGGKIENMLDCTWVHPESYAVAKKIISKCKLLLKDIGTTPFICKIKAYALQCDIEDLAEDFQIPKERVDVVLMALQRELTQDYRAEFAKRPLFKQGLTRITELSEGDVLTGAVSNITHFGAFVDIGVECNALIHISKMQNRNLSVGDRVTVSIIQIDIPRKRIGVRLEDMIKETDTSFTLT from the exons atgactgGACGCCCAAGACGTCGAGCAGCAGTTAAGGCTAcgcaaataattgaaatatctgACTCCGATGATGATGCACAAGTCGTAACCAGAAGAGGACGTGACAGCTCATTTTCTCCACCTCCGACAAAATCAGCACGTATAGATACCGCAGCACGAGCATTAGCGGGAAGAGAAGTCGCCTCCACAAGCACAGCTGGAag aAAACGTTGGCCCACAGACAAAACTAAAGATAAAGTGTCACAACCGGCTGAAAAACGCACCAAAAAGGACAACAAATCAACCTCGAAATCAAaagagaataataataaaaccaatTCAAGAAATGAAGCTGATAATATAGAGCAGCAAGGAAATGAAGAACAGCATATGGATTTGGAAGCTGAACAACAGCAGCTTCCTGTAGAAACGGTTACGGACGGCCAATGTTCATCGAGTGCTGATAAGGACAGACCTGCACGTGATTCCACCACTTATACTGGTCGCAGCTCATTTTGGG CACGTCGGAAAGTGTGGCGCGTCGATGAACTGCTTGCCGAAAAAGAGAACGTTGAGCCCAGTACTGCTAAGAATATCGTACAATTGCTTGAAAATGAGAATACAATACCATTCATTTGTCGCTATCGGCGTGATTTAATCAATCACATAACGCCTGAAAGATTGCGcgatataaaaaattcatacaCAGAAATCGTAGAATTGCGTAAGCGTGCCGAAACGATTGTAACACAATTAGAGAAAGAGCAACAAATAGGCGATGAAGTGCGTACGGAAATTTTATGCGCCAAAAGTAGTGAAGAATTGGAATTTTTG TATGCACCTTATAAACCGGCAAGCAAAGGCTCACTGGCCGAACGTGCTAAAGCGCTTGGTTTGGGTGACGCTGCAGATCGCTTGCTGTTCGGTGAAGCGCCACAAGTGCGTTTGGAATCGCTAGTAGATCGCAATAATGCCGACTTGGATAATGTGGAGAAAGTGTTACAAGGCATATGTCACATCATTTCCCACAATATAAGCAAACATACAGGTGTTTTGGAAGAGTTGCGTCGACT ACAAAAAGTGCACCGCATTGTACTAAAGTGTACCAAATCTAAAACTCCCGGCACAACAACCGCTACCAAATCTTCAACATCACTTAAGAACCaatcgaataataataataactcgtCACATTTAAAGAATAAAACGGATGCCTCAAAATATGAGACATATTATGACTTTCAACAAGATGTACGTTATTTAAAACCACATCAGGTACTCGCCATCAATCGTGCGGAAAAGCAAAAGTTTCTAACTGTAAAGATAATCAGCGCTGATTATGTAAAAAATGATATCAAACGCTTCACGCGCGAGTTGTTTATGAATGAGGGACTGCGTTATCCACTGCGCAACCAGGTGTTCGAGCAGGCATTCGAGGAATGCTATAGCAAAAAAT TGCAACCGCTGTTATCACGACAACTGCGCAGCGATCTGAATGAATCCGCCAAAAAAGCTGCCATCGATGTTTTTGCGCAAAATCTGAAACAATTATTGCTCCAATCGCCACTTAAAGGCGAGCGCATTCTTGGTATTGATCCAGGTTTTACAAATGGTTGCAAATTGGCGTTAATCTCCGAAACAGCAGATGTTTTGGAAACCAATGTTATATATCCGCATGCGCGTAGCAGCAACGCTGAGGAGGTGGGTGAACAATTAGCAAAATTGCTAGCTAGACACAA ttgCAAAATAATAGCTTTGGGCAATGGTACTGCCTGTCGCGAAACGGAATTTTGGCTATCCAACCTTTTCGATTGGGGCattttagataaaaataatGTGCGGTACAGCATTGTTTCCGAACAAGGCGCTTCCATATACTCATGCAGCGATGTAGCGCGCAAAGAGTTTCCAGATATGGATATGAATGAGATTAGTGCcg TGTCCATCGCACGTCGCTTAAATGATCCGCTTAGTGAATATGTGAAAATAGAGCCACGACACATTGGTGTCGGCATGTACCAGCATGATGTGCCAGAAAAAACGCTGAACGAGGCGCTGAATGAGGTGGTCTCGGAGTGTGTaagttttgtgggcgtggatatCAACACCGCCAGTTTGAGTGTATTAAA GCATGTAGCCGGCTTGAGTGAGAAGAAGGCAGAAAAAATCATTGAACATCGCACAAGTAGTGGTCCGTTTCAAACACGTAAGGATCTTTTGAAAGTGAAGTCTATTGGCGAAAAGACATTTGTGCAGTGTGCGGG CTTTATACGCATCGAACCCTTGAGTGTTGGTGGGAAGATTGAAAATATGCTGGACTGCACCTGGGTGCATCCAGAGAGTTATGCTGTTgccaaaaa aATCATAAGCAAATGCAAATTGTTGCTTAAAGACATCGGCACCACACCGTTCATCTGCAAAATTAAAGCTTACGCCTTGCAATGTGATATAGAAGATCTGGCAGAAGATTTTCAAATACCAAAAGAGCGT gTTGATGTTGTGCTAATGGCCCTACAACGCGAGCTTACACAGGACTATCGTGCAGAATTCGCTAAACGTCCGTTATTCAAGCAAGGTCTAACACGTATAACTGAACTTAGTGAGGGAGATGTTTTGACGG GTGCTGTCTCAAATATCACACACTTTGGCGCTTTTGTTGATATTGGCGTCGAATGTAATGCGCTTATTCATATAAGTAAAATGCAGAATAGAAACCTAAGCGTGGGCGATCGTGTAACTGTTTCGATCATACAAATTGATATACCACGTAAACGTATTGGTGTACGTCTGGAGGATATGATTAAGGAGACAGATACATCATTTACGTTGacctaa
- the LOC105210124 gene encoding ribosome-releasing factor 2, mitochondrial, with product MTITRSLTLLQSINSHARWQRFYSSAKLRNIGILAHIDAGKTTTTERMLFYAGKTRTLGEVHRGNTVTDYLTQERERGITICSSAVAFKWREHKINLLDTPGHIDFTMEVEQSLHAVDGVVVVLDGTAGVEAQTITVWTQAEKHRLPKLVFVNKMDRPDADFNACVSDLSTKLDAKPICLQSPLKDEKGNLTIFDVITQKALIWDSASLGREYQTLPPLDKHIADLQDKRYALIDELSGIDDELAQVVISTEGFDQVSNELIQQALRRAVAQRKVVPVLLGSAYKNVGVQRVMDAAIDYLPAPHERNQLYDCFGDDFVGKVFKIIHDKQRGALTLVRVFRGELKKGSRLVTTHNTAEVISKVYEPLADEYREISGVPAGDVAICAGLKHTVTGDLLTTSASSLKSAQKRLQKTLKLPESGTGIEDSDNDDNADAALVSEIFATEPQIPDAVYFCSIEPPSLATQNAMEAALKQLQREDPSLRVNYDSVTGQTVLGGMGELHMDIVKSRILTEYKIDVDLGPLQIAYKETIEEPSLDSFHVDKQIAGSKQSVTITLELLREQNEPFSLDKSGENAANLNSLRPRTLQVIRKGALSALERGPRVGGQVVDTQIRLHSITIGRGTADSFVMATAAQCVQKILTTVGTRLLEPVMALEIVAPSERISSIIADLSRRRATINDVRPKSEHNKIIYVNAPLAELSGYSSVLRSISSGTASMTMQPCGFSNMNSNDEVRAIQRAQGFE from the exons ATGACAATAACACGCAGCTTAACTTTGCTGCAAAGCATCAACTCACACGCTCGATGGCAGCGTTTCTATAGTAGCGCAAAATTGCGGAACATTGGTATTTTGGCGCATATCGATGCAG GGAAGACAACTACAACGGAGCGCATGCTTTTCTATGCCGGCAAGACACGCACATTGGGCGAGGTGCATCGTGGTAATACGGTGACAGATTACCTAACACAGGAGCGTGAGCGTGGCATAACGATATGCAGTTCAGCGGTGGCTTTCAAATGGCGCGAACACAA AATAAATTTACTGGACACACCAGGTCACATAGACTTCACCATGGAGGTGGAACAATCATTGCATGCTGTGGAtggtgttgttgtggttttggaTGGCACAGCGGGAGTAGAAGCGCAAACAATCACTGTGTGGACACAAGCCGAGAAACATCGTTTGCCGAAACTagtatttgtgaataaaatggaTCGACCCGATGCAGATTTCAATGCCTGTGTGAGCGATTTATCGACAAAGTTGGATGCAAAGCCAATTTGTTTGCAGTCGCCATTGAAAGATGAAAAGGGAAATTTAA CTATTTTCGATGTAATTACTCAAAAAGCGCTCATTTGGGATAGTGCTAGTTTGGGTCGTGAGTACCAAACACTTCCGCCTCTAGATAAGCATATTGCAGATTTGCAAGACAAACGTTATGCCTTAATTGATGAGCTTTCCGGTATCGATGATGAGCTAGCGCAGGTGGTTATTAGCACTGAGGGCTTTGATCAAGTCAGCAATGAATTGATACAACAAGCTTTACGGCGCGCTGTAGCGCAACGCAAGGTGGTCCCAGTTCTATTAGGTTCAGCGTATAAAAATGTAGGCGTGCAGCGTGTAATGGATGCGGCCATTGATTACTTACCAGCGCCGCATGAACGTAATCAGCTTTACGATTGCTTTGG TGACGACTTTGTGGgcaaagtttttaaaataatacacGACAAACAGCGTGGTGCGCTAACATTGGTGCGTGTCTTTCGTGGTGAATTGAAGAAGGGTTCGCGTTTGGTGACCACACACAATACCGCAGAAGTAATCAGCAAAGTGTATGAGCCGTTGGCGGATGAGTATCGTGAAATAAGTGGTGTGCCAGCGGGTGATGTTGCCATCTGTGCGGGCTTGaag CACACAGTTACCGGTGATTTGCTCACAACTAGTGCTTCATCACTGAAAAGTGCACAAAAACGTTTACAGAAAACGCTAAAACTGCCTGAAAGTGGTACGGGGATTGAAGATAGTGATAACGATGACAACGCCGATGCGGCGCTTGTGAGTGAGATATTTGCCACTGAACCGCAAATTCCTGATGCGGTCTACTTTTGTTCAATCGAGCCACCCAGTTTGGCGACACAGAACGCCATGGAGGCGGCGTTGAAGCAACTGCAGCGCGAAGATCCCAGCTTGCGCGTAAATTATGACTCTGTCACCGGTCAAACTGTGTTGGGTG GCATGGGTGAACTGCATATGGACATCGTGAAATCTCGCATACTCACCGAATACAAAATCGACGTGGATTTAGGTCCACTTCAAATAGCCTACAAAGAAACGATAGAAGAGCCATCGTTGGACAGTTTTCATGTTGACAAACAAATAGCTGGCAGCAAGCAGAGCGTAACCATTACTTTAGAGCTATTACGTGAACAAAATGAACCCTTTAG TTTGGATAAATCCGGTGAGAATGCGGCAAATTTGAACTCATTGCGTCCGCGCACGCTTCAAGTGATACGCAAGGGTGCGTTATCTGCGCTGGAACGTGGCCCACGTGTTGGTGGTCAGGTCGTAGATACTCAAATACGTTTGCATAGTATAACAATAGGACGTGGTACAGCTGATTCATTTGTTATGGCTACGGCGGCGCAATGCGTACAAAAG ATATTAACCACAGTGGGCACACGTTTGCTCGAACCAGTTATGGCGCTGGAGATTGTGGCACCGTCCGAGCGTATATCGTCAATCATAGCCGATTTGTCACGACGTCGTGCCACAATAAACGACGTGCGACCGAAAAGTGAGCATAATAAG ataatataTGTGAATGCCCCATTGGCTGAGTTATCCGGTTATTCCAGCGTTTTGCGCAGCATAAGCTCGGGCACGGCGAGTATGACAATGCAACCGTGTGGTTTTTCAAATATGAATTCAAACGATGAGGTGCGCGCGATACAAAGAGCTCAGGGATTCGAATAA